A region of Streptomyces sp. NBC_01788 DNA encodes the following proteins:
- a CDS encoding Leu/Phe/Val dehydrogenase, giving the protein MTDVTNGVLHTLFHSEQGGHEQVVLCQDRASGLKAVIAIHSTALGPALGGTRFYPYANEEQAVADALNLARGMSYKNAMAGLALGGGKAVIIGDPEKIKTEELLLAYGRFVASLGGRYVTACDVGTYVADMDVVARECRWTTGRSPENGGAGDSSVLTAFGVYQGMRASAQHLWGDPSLRDRKVGVAGVGKVGYYLVEHLVKEGAQVVITDVRQDAVRRVTDQYPAVAVAADTDALIRTEGLDIYAPCALGGALNDDTVPVLTAKVVCGAANNQLAHPGVEKDLADRSILYTPDYVVNAGGVIQVADELNGFDFDRCKAKASEIFDTTLTIFARAKEDGIPPAAAADRIAEQRMSEAREARIAR; this is encoded by the coding sequence GTGACCGACGTGACCAACGGCGTCCTGCACACCCTGTTCCACTCGGAGCAGGGGGGCCATGAGCAGGTCGTGCTCTGTCAGGACCGCGCCAGCGGCCTCAAGGCCGTCATCGCCATCCACTCCACCGCCCTGGGCCCCGCGCTCGGCGGTACGCGCTTCTACCCGTACGCGAACGAGGAGCAGGCCGTCGCCGACGCGCTGAACCTCGCGCGCGGCATGTCGTACAAGAACGCCATGGCCGGCCTCGCCCTCGGCGGCGGCAAGGCCGTGATCATCGGTGACCCGGAGAAGATCAAGACCGAGGAACTTCTGCTCGCCTACGGGCGGTTCGTCGCCTCGCTCGGCGGGCGCTACGTCACCGCGTGCGACGTCGGCACGTACGTGGCCGACATGGACGTGGTGGCGCGCGAGTGCCGCTGGACCACCGGCCGCTCGCCCGAGAACGGTGGCGCGGGCGACTCCTCGGTGCTGACCGCCTTCGGCGTCTACCAGGGCATGCGGGCCTCCGCCCAGCACCTGTGGGGCGACCCGTCGCTACGCGACCGCAAGGTCGGCGTCGCGGGCGTCGGCAAGGTCGGGTACTACCTCGTGGAGCACCTGGTCAAGGAGGGTGCCCAGGTCGTGATCACGGACGTGCGGCAGGACGCCGTACGGCGCGTCACCGACCAGTACCCCGCCGTGGCGGTGGCCGCCGACACCGACGCACTGATCCGGACCGAGGGGCTGGACATCTATGCCCCCTGCGCTCTCGGCGGCGCCCTGAACGACGACACCGTGCCGGTGCTGACCGCCAAGGTGGTGTGCGGCGCGGCGAACAACCAGCTCGCCCACCCGGGCGTCGAGAAGGATCTGGCCGACCGCTCGATCCTCTACACGCCGGACTACGTGGTGAACGCCGGCGGTGTCATCCAGGTCGCCGACGAGCTGAACGGCTTCGACTTCGACCGGTGCAAGGCGAAGGCGTCGGAGATCTTCGACACCACGCTCACCATATTCGCACGTGCGAAGGAAGACGGGATTCCGCCGGCCGCCGCGGCCGACCGGATCGCCGAGCAGCGGATGTCGGAAGCCAGGGAAGCCCGGATCGCCCGCTGA
- a CDS encoding DUF3073 domain-containing protein, translating into MGRGRAKAKQTKVARQLKYNSGGTDLSRLAEELGASTSNQSPNGDRFEDDEQDDDVYSRYAELYEDDGEDEDDNSSRQHRRGA; encoded by the coding sequence ATGGGGCGCGGCCGGGCCAAGGCCAAGCAGACGAAGGTCGCCCGCCAGCTGAAGTACAACAGCGGTGGGACGGATCTCTCACGCCTGGCCGAGGAGCTGGGCGCATCGACGTCGAATCAGTCGCCGAACGGCGACCGCTTCGAGGACGATGAGCAGGACGACGACGTGTACTCACGGTACGCCGAGTTGTACGAGGACGACGGCGAGGACGAGGACGACAACTCCTCGCGGCAGCACCGCCGCGGCGCATAG
- the purM gene encoding phosphoribosylformylglycinamidine cyclo-ligase, giving the protein MSSETTGASYASAGVDIEAGDRAVELMKEWVKKTRRPEVLGGLGGFAGLFDASALKHYERPLLASATDGVGTKVDIARRLGVYDTIGHDLVAMVMDDIVVCGAEPLFMTDYICVGKVHPERVAAIVKGIAEGCVLAGCALIGGETAEHPGLLGEDDFDVAGAGTGVVEADRLLGPDRIRKGDAVIAMASSGLHSNGYSLVRHVLLDRGGLPLEAHVEDLGRTLGEELLEPTRIYSLDCLALIRTTEVHAFSHVTGGGLAANLARVIPDGLHAVVDRATWTPAPVFDLVARTGDVERLELEKTLNMGVGMIAIVPEESVDVALATLADRGLDAWVAGEITDRGAHTTGAALVGDHE; this is encoded by the coding sequence ATGTCTTCCGAGACCACTGGCGCCAGCTACGCGAGCGCCGGCGTCGACATCGAGGCGGGCGACCGCGCCGTAGAGCTCATGAAGGAGTGGGTGAAGAAGACCCGCCGCCCCGAGGTGCTCGGTGGCCTCGGCGGCTTCGCCGGCCTCTTCGACGCCTCCGCCCTCAAGCACTACGAGCGCCCGCTGCTCGCCTCCGCCACGGACGGAGTCGGCACCAAGGTCGACATCGCCCGCCGGCTCGGCGTGTACGACACCATCGGCCACGACCTGGTCGCCATGGTCATGGACGACATCGTGGTGTGCGGTGCCGAGCCGCTGTTCATGACCGACTACATCTGCGTCGGCAAGGTCCACCCCGAGCGGGTCGCCGCCATCGTCAAGGGCATCGCCGAGGGCTGCGTCCTGGCCGGCTGCGCGCTGATCGGCGGCGAGACCGCCGAGCACCCGGGGCTGCTCGGTGAGGACGACTTCGACGTCGCCGGCGCGGGCACGGGCGTCGTGGAGGCGGACCGGCTACTCGGCCCGGATCGCATCCGCAAGGGTGACGCGGTGATCGCCATGGCGTCCTCCGGGCTTCACTCCAACGGGTACTCCCTGGTCAGGCATGTGCTGCTGGACCGGGGCGGACTGCCGCTGGAGGCGCATGTCGAAGACCTCGGCCGCACCCTCGGCGAGGAGCTGCTGGAGCCGACCAGGATCTACTCGCTGGACTGCCTGGCCCTGATCCGCACCACCGAGGTGCACGCCTTCAGCCACGTCACCGGCGGCGGACTCGCCGCCAACCTGGCCCGGGTGATCCCGGACGGTCTGCACGCCGTGGTCGACCGCGCCACCTGGACCCCGGCCCCCGTCTTCGACCTGGTCGCCAGGACCGGCGACGTCGAGCGGCTGGAGCTGGAGAAGACCCTCAACATGGGCGTGGGCATGATCGCGATCGTGCCCGAGGAGTCGGTCGACGTGGCCCTCGCCACCCTGGCCGACCGAGGTCTCGACGCGTGGGTGGCCGGCGAGATCACCGACCGCGGCGCGCACACCACGGGCGCGGCCCTGGTGGGGGACCACGAGTGA
- the purF gene encoding amidophosphoribosyltransferase yields the protein MPRGDGRLNHDLLPGEKGPQDACGVFGVWAPGEEVAKLTYFGLYALQHRGQESAGIAVSNGSQILVFKDMGLVSQVFDETSLGSLRGHIAVGHARYSTTGASVWENAQPTFRATAHGSIALGHNGNLVNTARLAELVADLPKDNNGRSTRVAATNDTDLLTALLAAQVDADGKPLTIEEAAHAVLPQVKGAFSLVFMDEHTLYAARDPQGIRPLVLGRLERGWVVASETAALDITGASFVREIEPGEFVAIDENGLRTSRFAEAKPKGCVFEYVYLARPDTDIAGRNVYLSRVEMGRRLAKEAPVEADLVIATPESGTPAAVGYAEASGIPFGSGLVKNAYVGRTFIQPSQTIRQLGIRLKLNPLKEVIKGKRLVVVDDSIVRGNTQRALVRMLREAGAAEVHIRISSPPVKWPCFFGIDFATRAELIANGMSVDEIGTSLGADSLAYISIDAMIEATTIAKPNLCRACFDGEYPMELPDPELLGKQLLESELAAGPAATAATDAIRRP from the coding sequence GTGCCACGTGGTGACGGACGACTCAACCACGACCTGCTCCCCGGAGAGAAGGGCCCCCAGGACGCGTGCGGCGTCTTCGGAGTCTGGGCCCCGGGTGAAGAGGTCGCGAAACTCACGTACTTCGGGCTGTACGCCCTCCAGCATCGGGGCCAGGAATCCGCGGGCATCGCGGTCAGCAACGGCTCCCAGATCCTCGTCTTCAAGGACATGGGACTGGTCTCCCAGGTCTTCGACGAGACCTCGCTCGGTTCCCTCCGGGGTCACATCGCGGTCGGACACGCCCGCTACTCGACCACCGGCGCCTCCGTGTGGGAGAACGCCCAGCCGACGTTCCGCGCCACCGCGCACGGATCGATCGCCCTCGGACACAACGGCAACCTGGTCAACACCGCCCGGCTCGCCGAGCTGGTCGCCGACCTGCCGAAGGACAACAACGGGCGCTCCACCCGCGTCGCGGCCACCAACGACACCGACCTGCTCACGGCCCTGCTGGCCGCCCAGGTCGACGCCGACGGGAAGCCGCTGACCATCGAGGAGGCGGCCCACGCCGTCCTCCCGCAGGTCAAGGGCGCCTTCAGCCTCGTCTTCATGGACGAGCACACCCTCTATGCCGCCCGTGACCCGCAGGGCATCCGCCCGCTGGTCCTGGGTCGCCTTGAGCGCGGCTGGGTCGTCGCCTCGGAGACCGCCGCGCTGGACATCACCGGCGCCAGCTTCGTCCGCGAGATCGAGCCCGGCGAGTTCGTCGCCATCGACGAGAACGGTCTGCGCACCTCGCGATTCGCGGAAGCGAAGCCCAAGGGCTGTGTCTTCGAGTACGTGTACCTGGCCCGCCCGGACACCGACATCGCAGGCCGGAACGTCTACCTCTCCCGGGTCGAGATGGGCCGCCGCCTGGCGAAGGAGGCCCCCGTCGAGGCCGACCTCGTCATAGCGACCCCGGAGTCCGGCACCCCCGCAGCCGTCGGCTACGCGGAGGCCTCCGGCATCCCCTTCGGCAGCGGCCTGGTGAAGAACGCCTACGTCGGCCGGACCTTCATCCAGCCCTCGCAGACCATCCGCCAGCTCGGTATCCGCCTGAAGCTGAACCCGCTGAAGGAAGTCATCAAGGGCAAGCGCCTGGTCGTCGTCGACGACTCGATCGTGCGCGGCAACACCCAGCGGGCCCTGGTGCGGATGCTCCGCGAGGCCGGCGCCGCCGAGGTGCACATCCGGATCTCCTCGCCGCCGGTGAAGTGGCCCTGCTTCTTCGGCATCGACTTCGCCACCCGGGCCGAACTCATCGCCAACGGCATGAGCGTCGACGAGATCGGCACCTCCCTGGGCGCCGACTCGCTGGCGTACATCTCCATCGACGCCATGATCGAGGCGACCACCATCGCCAAGCCGAACCTGTGCCGTGCCTGCTTCGACGGCGAGTACCCGATGGAACTGCCCGACCCCGAGCTGCTCGGCAAGCAGTTGCTGGAGTCCGAGCTGGCCGCCGGCCCGGCCGCCACGGCCGCGACCGACGCGATCCGCCGTCCGTAA